The Terriglobus roseus region ATCGAGGGAGTGGTGCGACTTCCTCCTTACAAACACGAAGATGCTTTTTGACAGACGACGGGTTATTGATCTCATAGCCAGATACAAGCTAGAACCTTCTCTCCGCGACATATATGTGGAAGGTGCTGTCGATGAACGGTTGGTTCGACTCGTTCTTCGGCAGATAGGGTGCACGAATGCATCTGTTTTTCGTATCGATGTCGTCGATGTTACGGACGACATGCTCACTCGCGTGGGCCTCAATCGAGGAGAGAAGGCAGAGGTAATTGCGCTTGCCTGTGAGTTGGAGAGAGAGCTGGGGAGAACACTATCCTTTACCGGAATAGTTGATGCCGACGCAGATCGTTTACTCGGTTTGGAGCATAATTGCTCTCTCCTTCTGACGACCGATTACACATGCATGGAGATGTATTGGCTAGAAGAGCAGACCATCGACAAATTTTTATCATTTATCGGCGTCGACGACGTTGATCTAGCTGGGTTTTGTGCAATCCTTCGCCAGCCGCTCCAAGAAGTATTTCTCATTAGAGCTGCGATACAGGCGCTCAGGCTGCCGATCGCAATGAAGCCGTTCTCTCGATATGTCACGGAGAATGACGGCGTCCTCATCCTAGATTGTTCGGCGTATATCGACGCTCTTCTCAACGCTGCTTGCCTTACCAGGAAGCGCAACGATCTTGTTCGTAAGACGGAAGAGCTACGGGGGCTCCTAGCTGAGGACTTGAAGCATTCCGCTCAGGGACATGATCTTTTTAGTGCAGTAATTATCGCTTTCAGGAAAAAATTGCATGCCATGGGGTTAAGGGAAGACAAGGGTGTGTCTCACGCACTTTGGTGGGCGCTCAACCTTAACGCCTTGCAGGAATCGCCGCTCTTTGCCTCAGTTCTTGCAAGAGTTTCATAGGCTCCAACTCATGGGTTGGCATCAACTAAAACTAAACAAGATGAATGCTGTCAACCCCTTGTTCCGTCCAAGCCCAACAAACCAAAGCAAATAGAGTTGGCATGGTATTTCCCCAAACTCACTACAATAGAAACAGGACAAGAAAAGGGCCGCGCATCGCGCGGCCCTAACTCGTTTAGAAAGACGATTTTGC contains the following coding sequences:
- a CDS encoding DUF4435 domain-containing protein — encoded protein: MLFDRRRVIDLIARYKLEPSLRDIYVEGAVDERLVRLVLRQIGCTNASVFRIDVVDVTDDMLTRVGLNRGEKAEVIALACELERELGRTLSFTGIVDADADRLLGLEHNCSLLLTTDYTCMEMYWLEEQTIDKFLSFIGVDDVDLAGFCAILRQPLQEVFLIRAAIQALRLPIAMKPFSRYVTENDGVLILDCSAYIDALLNAACLTRKRNDLVRKTEELRGLLAEDLKHSAQGHDLFSAVIIAFRKKLHAMGLREDKGVSHALWWALNLNALQESPLFASVLARVS